Proteins from a genomic interval of Leeia speluncae:
- the cobS gene encoding adenosylcobinamide-GDP ribazoletransferase: MPKSLKTLCLAIQFLTRLPTPTIKDFHPSLLSQSAAWFPAVGLLIGLILYGVNMTGQSIHPLFAALMTLITWAWITGGLHLDGLADLADALGASHRSPERFLAVLKDPHLGSFGVITLIIQITTKLCLIYLITLQHATPLLILIPAITRIGPLYWSKTLPPLGGGMAEQFAWNIRYPIIIFWGFTLAALAAYIHPLLVLALLTLPIWQQYLKQKIHGVTGDCLGAGIEVCESLILLLTILVFHSALP, from the coding sequence ATGCCAAAATCCCTAAAAACACTGTGCCTGGCAATCCAATTTCTCACTCGGCTACCGACGCCAACGATCAAAGATTTTCACCCAAGCTTACTCAGCCAATCTGCTGCGTGGTTTCCTGCCGTCGGTTTATTGATTGGTCTGATTTTGTATGGCGTGAATATGACAGGGCAGTCCATTCATCCGCTATTTGCCGCCCTCATGACATTGATTACTTGGGCATGGATTACAGGTGGATTACATCTAGATGGATTAGCGGATCTCGCTGACGCACTAGGTGCGTCACACCGCTCACCCGAGCGCTTCCTTGCCGTCTTAAAAGATCCTCACCTAGGTAGCTTTGGTGTCATCACGCTCATCATTCAAATCACCACAAAGCTTTGCCTTATCTATTTAATTACGCTTCAACACGCCACACCATTACTTATCCTTATCCCTGCTATCACCAGAATCGGCCCACTTTATTGGAGTAAAACCCTCCCTCCTTTAGGCGGCGGCATGGCAGAGCAATTTGCCTGGAACATTCGCTACCCCATTATTATTTTCTGGGGGTTTACCTTAGCAGCCTTGGCTGCATACATTCACCCACTATTAGTGCTTGCATTACTCACATTGCCCATTTGGCAGCAGTATCTGAAACAAAAAATTCATGGTGTGACGGGAGACTGCCTTGGCGCAGGCATTGAGGTCTGTGAATCACTGATCTTGTTGCTAACCATCCTCGTTTTTCACTCAGCATTACCATAA
- a CDS encoding BPSS1780 family membrane protein has protein sequence MSSQNPYQPPQAVIEERNAYESIGNLNLTGNTVSAGDGVSWIGEGWALFKAAPGIWIANLIIFFIVMAVAGIIPFLNFLIQPIVSAVLIAGFMVGCRAIDDGESLSVNHLFAGLQTHASQLIVIGVIQIVLSIVMMAVMGVLAMIFIGGSLFTGGLSALSGNNPAGMFALMSGLSFSFLILIFVSFIIGFMVYSCILFAPVLVVLHDVAPMDAIKASFAGVWKNILPFIVFGIISGIMLIVSMLPFGLGLLISIPVLIGSLYACYKQIYL, from the coding sequence ATGTCTAGTCAGAATCCATACCAACCTCCTCAGGCTGTCATCGAGGAACGTAATGCCTATGAATCGATCGGCAACTTAAATCTAACAGGCAACACAGTCTCCGCAGGAGATGGCGTCAGTTGGATTGGGGAAGGATGGGCGCTATTCAAAGCAGCACCAGGCATTTGGATTGCCAACCTCATTATTTTCTTCATTGTTATGGCAGTAGCGGGAATCATTCCGTTTCTTAACTTTTTAATTCAACCGATCGTTTCCGCCGTACTAATTGCTGGCTTTATGGTGGGATGCAGAGCAATTGATGATGGCGAATCACTTTCTGTGAATCATCTTTTTGCAGGCCTGCAAACACATGCCTCACAACTGATTGTGATTGGTGTGATTCAAATTGTCCTATCCATTGTCATGATGGCAGTCATGGGTGTATTAGCCATGATTTTCATTGGTGGAAGTCTGTTTACCGGTGGTTTATCCGCCCTCTCAGGCAATAATCCAGCAGGGATGTTTGCATTGATGAGTGGGTTAAGTTTCTCTTTCCTAATCCTGATTTTTGTCTCATTTATTATTGGTTTCATGGTGTACTCATGCATTTTATTCGCCCCTGTGCTGGTCGTATTGCATGACGTCGCGCCAATGGATGCCATTAAAGCGAGCTTTGCAGGTGTTTGGAAAAACATCCTACCATTCATTGTTTTTGGCATTATCAGTGGCATTATGCTAATCGTGTCCATGCTGCCATTTGGTCTTGGTTTACTGATTTCCATCCCGGTATTGATTGGCAGTTTGTACGCTTGTTACAAACAAATTTATCTATAA
- a CDS encoding RDD family protein: MPTQPIQIDTLLKLQTPEGVLLEVRPAGPLVRGVAWLVDVIIRFALYVWFASAISTVGEAGFGFFLIFIFFIEWLYPSLLEMLFNGATLGKKLVGIKVVRTNGTPVDWRSSLTRNLLWPVDFLPGFYAIGLISCLISGQFQRVGDIAAGTLVVYRAKKTKPLSHMDFPQTAVAPTLPITPDEQQVIIDFAYRSMRLTNERANELAALTSPLISTTDATPAKDQLLKIANFLIGKKE, from the coding sequence TTGCCAACCCAACCAATTCAAATAGACACCCTCCTCAAGTTACAAACACCTGAGGGGGTGTTGCTAGAAGTTCGGCCTGCTGGACCGCTTGTCAGAGGCGTTGCATGGCTGGTCGATGTAATTATTCGCTTCGCGCTCTATGTCTGGTTTGCCAGCGCAATCAGTACAGTTGGTGAAGCGGGCTTTGGTTTTTTCCTCATTTTCATTTTCTTTATCGAGTGGCTATATCCTTCTTTATTAGAGATGCTCTTTAACGGTGCCACACTAGGAAAGAAATTAGTTGGCATCAAAGTGGTTCGCACCAATGGCACCCCGGTGGATTGGCGGAGTTCTCTTACTCGTAATTTACTCTGGCCAGTGGATTTTCTACCCGGTTTTTACGCAATTGGTCTGATTAGTTGCTTAATTAGTGGGCAGTTCCAACGCGTTGGCGATATTGCCGCTGGTACATTAGTGGTTTATCGGGCAAAAAAAACAAAACCACTCTCCCACATGGATTTCCCACAAACGGCGGTCGCCCCCACACTCCCGATTACGCCAGATGAACAACAAGTGATCATCGACTTTGCTTATCGATCTATGCGCCTTACAAACGAACGTGCCAATGAATTAGCTGCATTAACCAGCCCTCTCATTTCAACTACAGATGCAACCCCGGCAAAAGATCAGCTATTGAAGATTGCCAATTTTTTAATTGGTAAAAAAGAATGA
- a CDS encoding stage II sporulation protein M, with protein MKQAEFEAKHRIEWEAFANWVDKKKKKSGETVTFADGAFPEKYRALCQQLSIAKDRYYSTSLIEELHRLVEQGHQALYGGVNETQQSILTFFKSEIPQTFRREWKVNAVSAGLFFIPLIFLIVLLQFRPDFVIYIISHDTISSMEQMYKPGNEVSGFDREASNDMVMWGIYIWNNIRIDFQCFATGLFFGLGSIFFTAYNGFIIGAVAGHLTQIGYTTTFWSFVAGHSGPELTGIVLAGAGGLKLGYSLISPKRLSRKNALKNAARPAVVLVIGAATLTFLAAFIEAFWSAQVWVSPWVKYSVGVLLWTLVWLWLCLGGRKRRGH; from the coding sequence ATGAAGCAAGCAGAGTTCGAGGCAAAGCACCGAATAGAATGGGAAGCCTTTGCAAACTGGGTCGACAAGAAGAAAAAAAAATCCGGAGAAACCGTTACTTTTGCTGATGGTGCCTTCCCTGAAAAATATCGTGCGCTGTGCCAACAATTATCCATAGCAAAAGATCGCTATTACAGCACCAGCCTAATTGAAGAACTCCATCGTCTTGTCGAACAAGGTCATCAAGCACTCTACGGCGGGGTAAATGAAACACAGCAATCCATACTGACCTTTTTTAAATCTGAAATTCCGCAGACGTTTCGTAGAGAATGGAAAGTAAACGCGGTCAGTGCAGGGCTTTTCTTTATTCCTCTCATTTTCTTAATTGTACTTTTGCAATTTAGACCAGATTTTGTCATTTACATCATCAGCCACGATACGATTTCATCCATGGAACAAATGTATAAACCAGGTAATGAAGTATCAGGGTTTGATCGTGAAGCAAGCAATGATATGGTGATGTGGGGCATCTACATTTGGAACAACATCCGAATTGATTTTCAGTGTTTTGCAACCGGGCTATTTTTCGGGCTAGGCTCTATTTTCTTTACTGCTTACAACGGGTTTATCATCGGAGCAGTTGCAGGACATCTCACCCAAATAGGTTATACCACTACGTTCTGGAGCTTTGTGGCTGGGCATAGCGGACCTGAACTAACGGGCATTGTCTTAGCGGGGGCTGGCGGGCTAAAACTAGGCTACTCACTCATTTCTCCTAAACGATTATCAAGAAAAAATGCCTTAAAAAATGCAGCGCGACCAGCCGTTGTGCTTGTTATAGGCGCTGCAACACTTACCTTTCTGGCCGCATTTATAGAAGCCTTTTGGTCAGCGCAAGTATGGGTTAGCCCTTGGGTTAAATATAGCGTCGGCGTTTTACTCTGGACATTGGTTTGGCTTTGGTTATGCCTTGGTGGGAGAAAACGCCGTGGACATTAA